The Malus domestica chromosome 06, GDT2T_hap1 genome has a segment encoding these proteins:
- the LOC103409791 gene encoding probable serine/threonine protein kinase IREH1 has protein sequence MVFKARFFSSKKSDSSNSPDGSNNSPRSLGSNSPIGSDKKKPKSASKDDSPGPSTSSGGGGGGFSRRSLVKDLSKKKDVKGKESPAQLKTPAKSASSTGATPKKSSASTSGAAESAAEVSPILASSLGLNRIKTRSGPLPQESFFGYRGDKGSALASSNLSRPGVGGDRLGSGSGGKKKEAASQTRIGFNENVASGNWGDNGSNSDAASTGSLPSRDQSPNVVAPSRLHNGESSAEAGINISSWGHSGGLRSSDVCTPETAYDCENPKESESPRFQAILRLTSAPRKRFPADIKSFSHELNSKGVRPFPFWKPRGLNNLEEILVAIRAKFDKAKEEVNSDLAIFAADLVGILEKDADNHPEWQETLEDLLVLARSCAMTSSGEFWLQCEGIVQELDDRRQELPPGVLKQLHTRMLFILTRCTRLLQFHKETGLAEDEQVFQLRQSRVLRFSDKRIPPSLAKDTKNLSVAKASKAGSARKFYSQEQHGLEWKRDHVIQPGNLFAPPVDQPSKNLESPAGRDRMTSWKKFPSPVAKNMKEATEFKEQSDSKVEHLKGSDNKRGTSNIDPTSVKPPEPSGKGSHERSSKHQHKPSWGWGNQQNVSDDSSIICRICEEEVPTANVEDHSRICAIADRCDKKGISVNERLVIISETLEKLMESFAQKDIQHGVGSPDIAKASSSSVTEESEVLSPKLSDWSHRGSEDMLDCFPEADNSSFMDDLKGLPSMSCRTRFAPKSDQGMTTSSAGSMTPRSPLLTPSGSQIDLLLAGKASFSEQDDIPQMNELSDIARCIANTPLDDDRSMPYLLTCLEDLRVVIDRRKFDALTVDTFGARIEKLIREKYLLLCELVDDEKVDLATTVIDEEAPLEDDVVRTSPIPFSKDRTSIDDFEIIKPISRGAFGRVFLAKKRTTGDLFAIKVLKKADMIRKNAVESILAERDILISVRNPFVVRFFYSFTCRENLYLVMEYLNGGDLYSLLRNLGCLDEEVARIYIAEVVLALEYLHSLRVVHRDLKPDNLLIAHDGHVKLTDFGLSKVGLINSTDDLSGPAVSRTSLLGEDEPELSLSEHQRESRKKRSAVGTPDYLAPEILLGTGHGATADWWSVGVILFELIVGIPPFNAEHPQTIFDNILNRNIPWPGVGEMSPEARDLIDQLLTEDPNQRLGARGASEVKQHPFFKDINWDTLARQKAAFVPSSESALDTSYFTSRYSWNPSDEHVYQPSDMDDSSDSDSLSGSSSCLSNRHEEVGDECGGLTEFESGSSINYSFSNFSFKNLSQLASINYDLLSKGFKDDPSLNPST, from the exons ATGGTGTTCAAGGCCAGGTTCTTCTCCTCCAAGAAGTCCGACTCCTCCAACAGCCCCGATGGCTCCAATAATAGTCCGCGATCTCTGGGTTCCAACTCCCCGATCGGATCCGATAAGAAGAAGCCCAAATCCGCGTCCAAAGACGACTCGCCTGGCCCGAGTACCAGTTCCGGCGGCGGAGGCGGCGGCTTCAGTCGGCGGAGTCTAGTCAAAGActtgtcaaagaagaaggatgtGAAGGGGAAAGAGAGTCCAGCTCAGCTGAAGACGCCGGCGAAGTCCGCGAGCTCGACTGGCGCGACTCCCAAGAAGTCGTCTGCTTCCACATCGGGGGCGGCGGAGTCTGCGGCGGAGGTTTCTCCCATTCTGGCGTCGTCGCTGGGGTTGAATAGGATAAAGACGAGATCGGGGCCGTTACCGCAGGAGAGCTTTTTCGGGTATAGGGGCGACAAAGGGTCGGCGCTGGCCTCCAGTAATTTGTCTAGGCCGGGCGTCGGCGGCGATCGTTTAGGGTCGGGCAGTggggggaagaagaaggaggctGCGAGTCAGACTAGGATTGGGTTCAATGAAAATGTGGCAAGTGGGAATTGGGGTGATAATGGCAGCAATTCTGATGCTGCATCAACTGGTAGCTTGCCTTCGAGAGACCAGAGCCCGAACGTGGTGGCGCCATCGCGGTTACACAACGGGGAATCGTCGGCAGAAGCTG GGATAAACATATCATCTTGGGGTCACTCTGGAGGCTTAAGAAGTTCAGATGTATGTACACCAGAG ACTGCATATGATTGTGAAAATCCTAAGGAGTCCGAGTCTCCTCGTTTTCAAGCTATACTCCGCTTAACGAGTGCACCAAGAAAGAGGTTTCCTGCTGATATAAAAAGTTTTTCCCATGAACTCAATTCAAAAGGCGTAAGACCCTTCCCATTTTGGAAGCCTCGAGGCTTGAACAACCTGGAG GAAATCTTGGTTGCGATTAGGGCAAAGTTTGACAAAGCAAAGGAAGAAGTGAACTCTGACCTGGCTATATTTGCAGCAGATTTAGTTGGAATTCTTGAAAAAGATGCAGATAATCATCCAGAGTGGCAGGAAACTCTTGAGGATTTGCTGGTTTTGGCTCGAAGTTGTGCAATGACATCATCTGGAGAGTTTTGGCTTCAGTGTGAGGGCATAGTTCAGGAATTGGATGATAGACGTCAAGAACTTCCTCCGGGGGTGCTGAAGCAGCTTCACACTCGAATGCTTTTCATACTCACAAGGTGTACTAGGTTGCTGCAATTCCATAAGGAAACTGGATTGGCTGAGGATGAACAGGTTTTCCAGCTTCGCCAATCAAGAGTTCTGCGTTTCTCTGATAAAAGAATTCCTCCAAGTTTGGCAAAGGATACAAAGAATTTAAGTGTGGCAAAAGCCTCTAAAGCAGGTTCAGCTAGGAAATTTTACAGTCAGGAGCAACATGGCTTGGAATGGAAGAGAGACCATGTTATACAACCGGGAAATTTGTTTGCACCTCCTGTTGATCAACCCTCTAAGAATTTGGAGTCTCCTGCTGGTAGGGACCGGATGACATCATGGAAGAAATTCCCATCTCCGGTTGCAAAAAACATGAAAGAAGCTACTGAATTTAAGGAGCAGAGTGATTCTAAGGTTGAACATTTGAAAGGTTCAGACAACAAGAGAGGGACTTCTAACATCGATCCTACTTCTGTTAAGCCTCCTGAGCCTTCTGGCAAGGGTTCTCATGAACGTTCTTCCAAGCACCAGCACAAACCTTCTTGGGGTTGGGGAAATCAACAAAATGTATCTGATGATAGTTCTATAATATGTCGCATCTGTGAGGAGGAGGTTCCAACTGCAAATGTGGAAGACCATTCAAGAATTTGTGCAATTGCTGATCGATGTGATAAGAAAGGTATAAGTGTGAATGAACGTCTTGTCATAATTTCTGAAACCCTTGAAAAACTGATGGAGTCCTTTGCTCAAAAGGATATCCAGCATGGTGTAGGAAGTCCAGACATTGCGAAAGCATCTAGTTCAAGCGTGACAGAAGAATCAGAGGTTCTATCTCCAAAACTTAGTGACTGGTCCCACAGAGGCTCAGAGGACATGCTTGATTGTTTTCCTGAAGCTGATAATTCATCTTTTATGGATGACCTGAAAGGTCTACCTTCCATGTCATGTAGAACTCGTTTTGCCCCAAAGTCAGATCAAGGAATGACAACATCATCTGCAGGCAGCATGACTCCTAGGTCTCCCCTATTGACCCCAAGTGGCAGTCAGATTGACTTGCTCCTCGCAGGCAAGGCTTCTTTTTCTGAGCAAGACGATATACCTCAG ATGAATGAACTTTCTGATATTGCCCGGTGCATAGCAAATACACCTTTGGATGATGATCGCTCCATGCCATATCTACTTACTTGTCTTGAAGACTTGAGAGTTGTTATAGACCGCAGAAAGTTTGATGCACTTACTGTGGACACATTTGGGGCACGCATTGAGAAGCTGATTCG GGAGAAGTATTTGCTGCTTTGTGAGTTAGTGGATGATGAGAAGGTTGATTTAGCAACTACCGTAATTGATGAAGAAGCTCCTTTAGAAGATGACGTGGTTCGTACAAGCCCTATACCTTTTTCCAAGGACCGAACATCTATAGATGATTTTGAAATTATCAAACCAATAAGTCGTGGGGCATTTGGACGAGTTTTCTTAGCTAAAAAGAGAACAACAGGGGATCTTTTTGCGATTAAG GTTCTTAAAAAGGCTGATATGATCCGAAAGAATGCTGTTGAAAGTATATTAGCAGAACGTGACATCTTGATTTCAGTCCGCAATCCTTTTGTG GTTCGCTTCTTCTATTCTTTTACTTGTCGTGAAAACTTGTATCTTGTGATGGAGTATTTGAATGGAGGAGATCTATACTCTTTGTTGAGGAATTTAGGCTGCTTGGACGAGGAGGTTGCTCGTATATATATAGCAGAAGTG GTGCTTGCTTTAGAATATTTACATTCACTTCGTGTGGTTCATCGTGATTTGAAGCCTGACAATTTGTTAATTGCTCATGACGGCCATGTTAAG TTGACAGACTTTGGGCTTTCGAAGGTTGGTCTCATCAACAGCACTGATGATTTATCTGGTCCAGCAGTTAGTAGAACATCCCTTCTAGGGGAAGATGAACCCGAATTATCTCTCTCCGAGCATCAACGAGAAAGCCGAAAGAAACGTTCTGCTGTCGGTACACCTGACTATTTGGCACCAGAGATACTTTTGGGAACAGGACATG GTGCAACTGCAGATTGGTGGTCTGTTGGTGTCATTTTATTTGAATTGATTGTTGGAATTCCACCCTTCAATGCTGAGCACCCTCAG ACTATATTTGATAATATTCTCAACCGTAATATACCTTGGCCTGGGGTTGGTGAGATGAGTCCTGAAGCACGAGATCTTATTGATCA GTTATTGACAGAAGATCCTAATCAAAGACTTGGAGCTCGAGGAGCATCAGAG GTGAAGCAGCATCCATTCTTTAAAGACATCAACTGGGACACACTTGCCAGGCAAAAG GCTGCGTTTGTTCCCTCTTCAGAGAGTGCACTAGATACCAGTTACTTCACCAGTCGTTACTCATGGAATCCTTCAGATGAACATGTATATCAACCTAGTGACATGGATGATTCCAGTGATTCTGATAGCCTAAGTGGCAGCAGCAGTTGCTTGAGCAACCGTCATGAGGAAGTG GGTGATGAATGTGGGGGTCTGACAGAGTTCGAGTCTGGCTCTTCTATCAATTACTCTTTCAGTAATTTCTCATTTAAG AATCTCTCCCAGCTTGCATCAATCAACTATGATCTGCTTTCAAAGGGTTTCAAGGATGATCCGTCACTGAATCCCAGCACGTAG
- the LOC103438104 gene encoding probable inactive receptor kinase At1g48480, with the protein MHSPSQRLSLFLFSLLVLLPIARPDLASDRAALLALRSAVGGRTLLWDVNQTSPCLWTGVSCENNLVTVLRLPGVALSGIIPSGIFGNLTSLRTLSLRLNALRGPLPSDLSACVTLRNLYLQGNLFSGEIPEFVYSLHDLVRLNLASNNFSGEISLGFNNLTRLRTLYLESNKLSGAIPELKLPNLDQFNVSNNLLNGSVPKQLQSYSSSSFLGNSLCGRPLNACPGDRGGAANPAIGGDININDHHKKRKLSGGAIAGIVIGSVLAFLVIVMFFIFFCRKKKSKKTSSVDIATVKHREVEIPGEKLPVESENGGYGNGHSVADAAAAAMVGNGKSEAGGASGAKKLAFFGNAARVFDLEDLLRASAEVLGKGTFGTAYKAVLEAGTVVAVKRLKDVTISESEFKEKIEAVGAKDHENLVPLRAYYFSRDEKLLVYDYMPMGSLSALLHGNKGAGRTPLNWEIRSGIALGAARGIEYLHSQGHTVSHGNIKSSNILLTKSYEARVSDFGLAHLVGPSSTPNRVAGYRAPEVTDPRKVSQKADVYSFGVLLLELLTGKPPTHALLNEEGVDLPRWVQSIVKEEWTSEVFDLELLRYQNVEEEMVQLLQLAIDCSAQYPDKRPSISEVTRRIEELRRSSLLDEQPEVVHDLDDVSSR; encoded by the exons ATGCATTCCCCAAGCCAAAGGCTGTCCCTTTTCCTCTTCTCCCTGCTGGTTTTGCTCCCCATTGCAAGACCAGATCTGGCTTCTGACCGCGCCGCTCTGCTAGCCCTGCGCTCCGCCGTCGGCGGCCGAACTCTGCTATGGGATGTGAACCAGACCAGCCCATGTTTGTGGACAGGCGTCAGCTGTGAGAACAACCTCGTCACGGTGCTTCGTCTTCCCGGCGTGGCTCTCTCCGGCATAATCCCCAGTGGCATTTTCGGAAATCTGACTAGTCTCCGCACTCTCAGTCTCCGTCTCAACGCTTTAAGAGGTCCTCTGCCTTCAGATCTCTCTGCCTGCGTTACTCTTCGTAACCTTTACTTGCAGGGCAACCTTTTCTCCGGCGAAATCCCGGAGTTTGTGTACAGTCTGCACGACTTGGTCCGGCTGAACTTGGCCTCCAAcaatttttccggtgagatctCTCTGGGTTTCAACAATCTCACCAGGCTCAGGACTTTGTATCTCGAAAGCAACAAGCTTTCGGGGGCGATCCCGGAGCTGAAGCTGCCCAATCTCGACCAGTTCAATGTATCCAACAATTTGCTAAACGGGTCTGTTCCAAAACAGTTGCAGTCTTACTCTTCGAGCTCGTTTCTGGGTAATTCTCTATGCGGGCGTCCCCTTAATGCTTGTCCTGGAGACCGTGGCGGAGCTGCCAATCCTGCCATAGGAGGAGATATAAACATCAATGACCACCACAAAAAGAGAAAGCTTTCCGGTGGTGCTATTGCCGGTATTGTGATCGGATCTGTGCTGGCTTTTCTCGTGATTGTTAtgttttttatctttttctgcCGAAAGAAGAAGAGCAAGAAGACGAGCTCCGTCGACATTGCCACCGTGAAGCACCGGGAAGTCGAGATTCCTGGCGAGAAGCTGCCCGTGGAGTCTGAGAATGGAGGATATGGAAATGGGCATTCGGTGGCGGATGCTGCCGCTGCGGCGATGGTGGGGAATGGCAAAAGTGAAGCCGGTGGCGCTAGTGGTGCTAAAAAGCTGGCCTTTTTTGGCAATGCGGCGAGGGTGTTTGATCTGGAGGACTTGTTGAGAGCTTCAGCGGAGGTTTTGGGGAAGGGGACTTTTGGGACAGCGTACAAAGCGGTTCTGGAGGCTGGGACTGTGGTGGCTGTGAAGAGGCTGAAGGACGTGACGATTTCTGAGAGCGAGTTTAAGGAAAAGATTGAGGCTGTGGGAGCGAAGGATCATGAGAATTTGGTGCCTCTGAGGGCATATTATTTCAGCAGAGATGAGAAGCTTCTTGTCTATGATTACATGCCTATGGGAAGCTTATCTGCACTTTTGCATG GAAACAAAGGAGCAGGTAGGACTCCATTGAATTGGGAAATCAGGTCTGGCATTGCCCTTGGAGCTGCCCGTGGAATTGAATACCTACACTCTCAAGGTCATACTGTCTCCCACGGAAACATAAAGTCATCCAACATCCTGCTCACAAAGTCCTATGAAGCTCGGGTTTCTGACTTTGGCCTAGCGCACCTTGTTGGCCCCTCATCCACTCCCAACCGAGTTGCTGGCTATCGGGCACCGGAGGTTACTGATCCTCGCAAGGTATCCCAAAAGGCCGATGTTTATAGCTTTGGAGTGTTGCTCCTGGAGCTACTCACCGGAAAGCCCCCAACGCATGCCCTCTTGAATGAGGAAGGAGTTGACCTCCCAAGATGGGTTCAGTCCATAGTCAAAGAGGAGTGGACTTCAGAGGTTTTCGATCTTGAGCTCCTCAGGTACCAGAATGTCGAGGAGGAGATGGTTCAGCTCTTGCAACTTGCAATAGATTGTTCAGCCCAGTACCCTGACAAACGCCCTTCAATCTCCGAAGTTACAAGGCGCATTGAGGAGCTACGTCGTTCTAGCTTGCTAGATGAGCAGCCCGAGGTTGTCCATGATTTGGACGATGTGtcttctcgatga
- the LOC103438105 gene encoding large ribosomal subunit protein eL42: MVNVPKTKKTYCKSKECKKHTLHKVTQYKKGKDSLAAQGKRRYDRKQSGYGGQTKPVFHKKAKTTKKIVLRLQCQGCKHVSQHPIKRCKHFEIGGDKKGKGTSLF; the protein is encoded by the exons ATg GTGAACGTTCCGAAAACAAAGAAGACCTACTGCAAGAGCAAGGAGTGCAAAAAGCACACCTTGCACAAGGTTACCCAATACAAGAAAGGAAAGGATAGCCTCGCTGCTCAGGGAAAGAGGCGTTATGATCGTAAGCAGTCAGGTTATGGAGGTCAGACCAAACCAGTGTTCCACAAGAAG GCAAAAACGACCAAGAAGATTGTTCTGAGGCTCCAATGCCAGGGTTGCAAGCATGTGTCCCAGCACCCGATCAAG AGGTGCAAGCATTTCGAGATTGGTGGAGACAAGAAGGGGAAGGGAACCTCTCTTTTCTAA